One Huiozyma naganishii CBS 8797 chromosome 5, complete genome DNA segment encodes these proteins:
- the SNX3 gene encoding Snx3p (similar to Saccharomyces cerevisiae SNX3 (YOR357C); ancestral locus Anc_7.30) → MRPFQSFSTTEHSTFSSPSPTGPDTPAQYGEPESLMEVEVGAPQTHKIGGETFTDYEVTARTNLPGYARGTTVVRRRYSDFEHLRQCLKNEMVVTNRTRVKIPHLPGKIFLSNRFDERVIEERQRGLDKWLKSVAGHPLLQVGSAVLVRFLQSRVFSG, encoded by the coding sequence ATGAGACCCTTCCAGTCCTTCAGCACCACGGAACACTCGACGTTCAGCTCGCCCTCCCCGACAGGGCCGGACACGCCCGCGCAGTACGGGGAGCCGGAGTCCCTGATGGAAGTTGAGGTTGGTGCGCCTCAGACGCACAAGATCGGTGGAGAGACGTTTACGGACTACGAGGTGACCGCGCGGACTAACTTGCCCGGTTACGCGCGCGGCACAACGGTTGTGCGCCGCCGGTACAGCGACTTCGAGCACCTGCGGCAGTGTCTCAAGAACGAGATGGTGGTGACGAACCGTACAAGAGTCAAGATTCCACACTTGCCGGGGAAGATCTTTCTGTCCAACAGGTTTGACGAACGCGTCATCGAGGAACGCCAGAGGGGCCTCGATAAGTGGCTCAAGAGCGTCGCGGGTCATCCCTTGTTGCAAGTTGGGTCCGCGGTGCTCGTAAGGTTTCTGCAGAGCAGAGTGTTCTCGGGATAA
- the KNAG0E00290 gene encoding endoplasmic reticulum-Golgi intermediate compartment family protein (similar to Saccharomyces cerevisiae ERV46 (YAL042W); ancestral locus Anc_7.31), with the protein MMRRSTLLSMDAFSRAEDDVRVRTRAGAYVTLACLVTTVFLLLSEYRQWNTIVSRSSLVIDREHGLKLDLRLDVTFPHLPCDLVSFDVLDDSGVLLLDVDDENNHFTKTRIDQRGEPLDAAAAASFKLDAEAAQLPPTDPDYCGSCYGSRDQTRNDELDPANKVCCNTCSSVREAYLDAGWAFFDGKNIEQCEREGYVDKISQRITEGCRIKGGVRLNRVQGNIHFAPGDAFRSARGHFHDTSMYDQTGSLNFDHIIHHLSFGPSVDNMQSLEKASNVAIAPLDGKQVLPRYDSHAYQYTYFTKIVPTRFEYFSGSVIETTQFSSTFSARPIGGGTTETATYTSGGTPGLYFNIEMSPLKVIHKEQNKISWSGFLLNCITSIGGVLAVGTVVDKILYRAERTLLNKKQ; encoded by the coding sequence ATGATGAGACGTTCGACGCTGCTCTCCATGGACGCGTTTTCCAGGGCGGAAGACGACGTCCGCGTGCGCACCAGGGCAGGTGCGTACGTGACACTCGCATGTCTCGTCACCACGGTGTTCCTCCTACTTAGCGAGTACCGCCAATGGAACACCATTGTGTCCCGCTCGTCGCTTGTTATCGACAGGGAGCACGGGCTAAAGCTGGACCTGCGGTTGGACGTGACTTTCCCACACCTGCCCTGCGATCTCGTCTCGTTTGACGTGCTCGACGACTCAGGTGTGCTGTTGCTAGACGTGGATGACGAAAACAACCACTTCACAAAGACGAGGATCGACCAGCGTGGAGAACCACTTGatgctgccgctgctgctaGCTTCAAGCTCGATGCAGAGGCCGCTCAATTGCCCCCAACGGACCCGGACTACTGTGGATCCTGCTACGGCTCACGCGACCAAACAAGGAACGATGAGCTCGACCCAGCGAACAAAGTGTGCTGCAACACCTGCAGCAGTGTCCGTGAGGCGTACCTCGACGCAGGATGGGCCTTCTTCGATGGGAAGAACATTGAGCAGTGTGAAAGAGAGGGATATGTCGATAAGATCTCGCAACGTATTACGGAGGGGTGCCGCATCAAAGGTGGTGTGCGTCTCAACAGAGTCCAGGGGAACATCCATTTTGCTCCAGGTGATGCGTTCCGGTCCGCAAGAGGTCACTTCCACGACACTTCGATGTACGATCAAACTGGATCATTGAACTTCGACCACATCATCCACCATTTAAGCTTCGGCCCATCAGTGGACAATATGCAATCCCTCGAAAAGGCGAGCAACGTTGCCATTGCACCGCTCGATGGGAAACAGGTCCTCCCCAGGTACGACTCGCACGCCTACCAGTACACGTACTTCACAAAGATCGTCCCGACAAGATTCGAGTACTTCAGTGGGTCTGTCATCGAGACTACACaattctcttcaacattCTCAGCAAGACCGATTGGCGGCGGGACCACGGAAACAGCCACGTACACAAGCGGTGGGACCCCGGGACTCTACTTCAACATAGAGATGTCCCCGCTGAAGGTTATCCACAAAGAACAAAACAAGATCTCCTGGTCAGGGTTCCTACTAAACTGTATCACCAGTATCGGTGGGGTCCTGGCCGTCGGGACAGTCGTAGATAAGATACTATACAGGGCGGAAAGGACTCTGCTGAATAAGAAGCAATGA
- the CIR2 gene encoding electron-transferring-flavoprotein dehydrogenase (similar to Saccharomyces cerevisiae YOR356W; ancestral locus Anc_7.33): protein MLLRRLYGARRTVASVVPRLVELCDVCVVGGGPAGLATAIRLKQLDKDNKYRVVVLEKATDFGGHIVSGAVVNPVALKELFPERDTSQKYPDGLFTEVTEDQFKLLMGKKLAIPVPMPSSMRNKGKNWVCSLNQLTKWLSERADELGVELYPGVSVSDMIYKGNEVAGVATKDLGIDKAGKPKPDNFERGLQFQARTTLLAEGCRGSLTKEILKKYNLYGPSKQTYGLGIKEVWQVTPDKFKKGFTSHTMGYPLSKNVYGGGFQYHFGENLVAVGLVVGLDYANPYVSPYQEFQKMKHHPYYANVLEGGKCISYAARTLNEGGLQAIPQLNFPGGALVGASAGFMNVPKIKGSHTAMKSGMLAAEEIYRQLSGLESLESAIPADIEELTSENVDKLELGATLNLKAYPEAVSKSWIHDELYEVRNIRPAFNNKLFGLYGGMSYSGLDAMILKGRVPWTFQFRGTDAQHTQPAANFKAIEYPKPDGKLSFDIMTSISRTGTYHDDTEQNHLRIGPTQDLQAHSRKSWDKYQGVESRYCPAGVYEFLKDDATGEMKFVINSQNCIHCKTCDIKDPTGDTNWVVPEGGDGPKYFCT from the coding sequence ATGCTGCTAAGAAGGCTCTACGGTGCTCGGAGGACCGTAGCCAGCGTTGTTCCCCGACTTGTAGAATTATGCGACGTCTGTGTCGTTGGAGGGGGCCCCGCGGGGCTAGCTACCGCAATAAGATTGAAACAGCTAGATAAAGATAACAAGTACAGGGTTGTTGTCCTCGAGAAGGCGACAGATTTTGGAGGCCACATTGTCAGCGGCGCTGTGGTCAACCCTGTCGCATTGAAGGAGTTGTTTCCGGAGCGCGATACATCTCAGAAGTACCCAGATGGACTATTTACGGAGGTAACGGAGGACCAGTTTAAATTACTGATGGGCAAGAAACTTGCTATCCCAGTGCCCATGCCATCCTCTATGCGCAACAAGGGGAAGAACTGGGTTTGTTCATTGAACCAGTTGACCAAATGGTTATCCGAGAGGGCCGATGAACTTGGTGTCGAATTGTACCCTGGAGTAAGTGTCTCCGATATGATTTACAAAGGCAATGAGGTGGCTGGGGTTGCCACGAAGGATCTCGGGATCGACAAAGCTGGGAAGCCTAAACCAGACAATTTTGAGAGAGGGTTGCAATTTCAGGCTAGAACAACGTTGCTGGCAGAGGGTTGTCGCGGATCTTTGACTAAGGAGATCTTAAAGAAATACAATCTGTACGGTCCCTCAAAACAGACCTATGGGCTTGGTATCAAAGAGGTATGGCAGGTTACCCCTGACAAATTCAAGAAGGGGTTCACCTCCCACACTATGGGGTACCCTCTGTCAAAGAACGTCTACGGCGGCGGGTTTCAGTACCATTTTGGCGAGAACCTAGTAGCCGTCGGGCTTGTTGTTGGGTTGGATTACGCCAACCCGTACGTGTCACCTTATCAAGAATTCCAAAAGATGAAGCATCACCCGTACTATGCTAATGTGTTGGAAGGTGGTAAATGCATCTCGTACGCGGCCCGGACATTGAACGAAGGTGGGTTGCAAGCGATCCCGCAATTGAACTTCCCTGGTGGTGCACTAGTCGGTGCATCTGCCGGGTTCATGAACGTGCCCAAGATCAAGGGCAGCCACACTGCCATGAAGAGCGGCATGCTGGCTGCAGAGGAGATCTACCGCCAGTTATCCGGTTTGGAGTCCCTCGAGAGCGCCATCCCAGCGGATATCGAAGAGCTAACGTCTGAGAATGTTGACAAACTGGAACTGGGCGCGACCTTAAACTTGAAGGCCTACCCTGAAGCGGTTTCCAAATCGTGGATCCACGACGAGTTATATGAGGTGCGTAACATCAGACCTGcattcaacaacaagctgTTTGGGTTGTACGGTGGGATGTCATACTCCGGTCTTGACGCTATGATTCTCAAGGGCCGCGTTCCCTGGACTTTCCAATTCCGCGGGACAGACGCCCAGCACACACAGCCAGCGGCGAACTTCAAAGCTATCGAGTATCCTAAACCGGACGGGAAGTTATCGTTTGATATTATGACGTCGATCTCCAGAACGGGTACCTACCACGACGATACGGAACAGAACCACTTGCGTATTGGTCCTACACAGGATCTGCAGGCACACTCGCGTAAATCCTGGGACAAGTACCAAGGTGTCGAGTCTCGTTACTGCCCTGCAGGTGTTTAtgagtttttgaaggacgaTGCAACGGGAGAGATGAAGTTTGTTATCAATTCGCAGAATTGCATTCATTGCAAGACGTGCGATATCAAGGACCCGACAGGGGACACTAACTGGGTGGTTCCAGAAGGAGGCGACGGGCCCAAGTACTTCTGTACTTGA
- the GDS1 gene encoding Gds1p (similar to Saccharomyces cerevisiae GDS1 (YOR355W); ancestral locus Anc_7.34), translating into MALTNPRPLQLLTQMDEHDLLHNSALPLFQFNGVSFPGSETVDVVDINPNLAQAPQGPQLPSSASPLVDGAAIPTDETKPSSGKGKGKRRSSSKKELSAAANGTNTAASSAGSSYNAKNNNPLIEVSKLIPVTGERPLPTDRAGPLEDDVLHAVFIILFESDPSQAGITVKQICDQLLVKHPEMSNLSTKLSNLISAKLNAYVKKIEKGEKTLVYAISREWSNSSPRRMLYIYRGILSPDYKEHAQLVTTQLKEQMGSSQTPAEPAEATTATASAGAPVTASSTDILVKSGSNMNFTLTPEYNIPYAASPVSATLTSTSPNNNNKTNEMTNNTNACTDTSNELMKPPLINAANTATPGSRKRTLNNNNTNKGNNDSDTSNDNKKLGKAMKLSHSSSPRGAAGPLSSPNGTNIHTGNSSIHGSTASLSAYQPIATPSNSSYVTAVAQTPRISKLLPKNGFQQTQTGATSSQSLTNICRLLEQHPPRTESKMDSDDSGGIMTKSAAHLSTDNKDKTQGGDNDWVAMVRNGFLVQEIASPESVSLDDLDCMF; encoded by the coding sequence ATGGCTCTGACTAATCCAAGACCGTTACAGTTGCTAACGCAGATGGATGAGCATGATCTGCTGCATAACTCAGCGTTGCCgctgttccagttcaacgGTGTGTCTTTCCCGGGCTCAGAAACGGTGGATGTAGTCGATATCAATCCAAATTTGGCACAGGCTCCACAGGGACCCCAACTTCCATCGTCAGCGTCTCCCCTAGTGGATGGTGCTGCGATCCCCACAGACGAGACCAAACCGTCTTCGGGGAAGGGGAAGGGGAAACGGAGGAGCAGTTCCAAGAAGGAGTTGTCTGCGGCCGCGAATGGAACGAACACTGCAGCCAGCAGTGCTGGTTCCTCATACAACgccaagaacaacaaccCTCTGATTGAAGTATCGAAACTGATCCCAGTGACTGGGGAAAGACCCTTGCCAACGGATAGGGCTGGCCCGCTCGAGGACGATGTGCTACACGCGGTGTTCATCATCCTGTTCGAAAGCGACCCTAGCCAAGCAGGTATCACGGTCAAACAGATCTGTGACCAGCTGCTCGTGAAACACCCGGAGATGTCCAACTTGTCCACGAAACTGTCCAACCTCATCTCTGCGAAGCTGAACGCGTACGTCAAGAAGATCGAAAAGGGAGAGAAAACTTTGGTGTACGCCATCTCGAGAGAGTGGTCGAATTCATCTCCTCGTAGAATGCTGTACATATATAGGGGCATCCTCTCCCCAGACTACAAAGAACACGCACAGTTGGTGACCACACAGTTGAAAGAGCAGATGGGTAGTTCCCAGACACCAGCGGAACCAGCGGAGGCAACAACGGCAACGGCCAGTGCAGGTGCACCGGTAACGGCAAGTTCCACGGATATTCTGGTAAAGTCGGGGAGTAACATGAACTTCACTTTGACGCCAGAGTACAATATCCCCTACGCGGCGTCGCCAGTGTCGGCGACTTTGACGTCAACTTCcccaaacaacaacaataaaaCTAACGAAATGACAAACAACACAAATGCTTGTACTGACACGAGTAACGAATTAATGAAACCTCCTTTAATAAATGCTGCGAACACGGCGACCCCGGGGAGCAGAAAACGGACTCTTAACAATAACAATACCAACAAAGGTAATAACGACAGTGACACAAGTAAtgacaacaagaaattaGGCAAAGCGATGAAACTATCCCACAGCTCGTCGCCGAGAGGGGCTGCTGGACCTTTGTCGAGTCCCAACGGCACAAACATCCACACGGGCAACAGCAGCATCCATGGCAGCACAGCGAGTTTGTCCGCGTACCAGCCAATTGCTACGCCTTCGAACTCGAGCTACGTGACTGCAGTTGCCCAAACCCCAAGAATATCTAAACTGCTACCCAAGAACGGGTTCCAGCAGACGCAGACAGGTGCTACAAGCTCCCAGTCACTGACCAACATCTGTCGACTGTTGGAGCAGCACCCTCCAAGGACAGAGAGCAAAATGGACAGCGATGACAGCGGCGGAATCATGACGAAATCAGCCGCACACTTGTCCACGGACAATAAAGACAAGACCCAGGGCGGCGACAACGACTGGGTCGCCATGGTCCGCAATGGATTCCTCGTGCAAGAGATTGCATCTCCTGAATCCGTCTCTCTGGACGACCTTGACTGCATGTTTTAG